A genomic window from Photobacterium gaetbulicola Gung47 includes:
- a CDS encoding acetyl-CoA acetyltransferase (COG0183): protein MAKVYIVAAKRTPIGSFNGALKSVPAPQLAAVAIKAALEEANVDPANLDEVILGNVVGAGQGMGPGRQAAIYAGVPQEVPAYSLNMVCGSGMKAVMDAAAHIKAGDAELVVAAGAENMSQIPFCAPATIRDGQKMGSLSLDDLLISDGLTDVFNKYHMGVTAENVVAKVGLTREQQDNFALASQQKAVAAIEQGKFAGEIAPVEVTIRRKTSVVDTDEYPKADASIEGLAKLRPAFKKEGGSVTAGNASGINDGASAIIVASEAAVEKYGLTPLAEIESYAQAGIAPEVMGLGPVPAVIKALDKAELNIADVGLFEFNEAFAGQALGVLHELADELGSQVEDLAERSNVNGGAIALGHPLGASGNRIIVSLLHEMRRRGTEHGLATLCVGGGMGTAIVLKSV, encoded by the coding sequence ATGGCAAAAGTATATATCGTTGCGGCTAAACGTACGCCTATCGGTAGTTTCAATGGTGCGCTGAAATCAGTGCCTGCTCCTCAACTTGCCGCAGTGGCAATTAAAGCGGCGTTGGAAGAGGCAAACGTAGACCCTGCTAATCTTGATGAAGTTATTCTAGGTAATGTAGTTGGTGCTGGACAAGGTATGGGCCCTGGCCGTCAGGCAGCTATCTATGCCGGTGTTCCTCAGGAAGTACCAGCTTACAGCTTAAACATGGTCTGTGGCTCGGGTATGAAAGCGGTTATGGATGCTGCTGCTCATATCAAGGCCGGTGATGCTGAACTTGTCGTTGCTGCCGGTGCAGAGAATATGTCCCAGATCCCATTCTGCGCACCCGCTACAATTCGTGATGGTCAGAAAATGGGCTCTCTAAGCCTTGACGATCTACTTATTTCTGATGGTCTGACGGATGTGTTCAATAAGTACCACATGGGTGTAACAGCTGAAAATGTTGTTGCCAAAGTGGGCCTTACCCGTGAGCAACAAGACAACTTTGCCTTGGCAAGCCAGCAAAAAGCGGTTGCCGCGATTGAGCAAGGCAAGTTCGCCGGTGAAATTGCCCCTGTTGAAGTGACTATTCGCAGAAAAACCAGCGTTGTAGATACCGATGAGTATCCAAAGGCGGACGCAAGTATTGAAGGCTTGGCGAAACTACGCCCGGCATTCAAGAAAGAGGGTGGTTCTGTAACAGCGGGTAATGCGTCAGGCATCAACGACGGTGCTAGTGCGATTATTGTTGCCTCAGAAGCCGCCGTCGAAAAATATGGCCTAACACCGTTAGCTGAAATTGAAAGCTATGCTCAAGCAGGCATTGCCCCAGAGGTTATGGGACTCGGTCCTGTACCTGCTGTGATTAAAGCACTTGATAAAGCAGAGCTAAACATTGCTGATGTTGGTTTGTTCGAATTCAATGAAGCTTTTGCGGGTCAGGCTCTGGGTGTATTACACGAATTGGCCGACGAGCTAGGGTCTCAAGTAGAAGACTTGGCCGAGCGTTCCAATGTTAATGGTGGTGCGATTGCATTGGGACACCCTCTAGGTGCTTCAGGTAACCGTATTATTGTCAGCCTTCTTCACGAAATGCGCCGCCGCGGCACTGAACATGGCTTAGCCACGTTGTGTGTTGGTGGTGGTATGGGTACAGCGATTGTACTGAAGAGCGTCTAA
- a CDS encoding polyhydroxyalkanoic acid synthase (COG3243) has protein sequence MNQNFFSDYFAKLQEMNQMWWKELDSGKAAMNTPLNKALNEISLEDTSEFIEKASAQPAVIAQLQMDWWENQMKIWQNVVMKNGDQSDFIQPEKDDKRFTDPAWENEAFYNYIKQSYLLFSNKMKESIESIEGLDEKAKERLSFFSRQAINALSPTNFITTNPELAKLTVESNGENLIKGMELLQQDLQSSADVLKIRMTNDAAFQLGENVANTAGDVVYKNHLFELIQYKPLTEKVNATPLLIVPPFINKYYILDLREKNSMVRWLVEQGHTVFMMSWRNPDASMYDVDFDDYVVDGVVKAVDVVEDITGEKQINAAGYCIGGTLLATALAYYSAKRMRSRIKSATFFTTLLDFSQPGEIGAYINDPIISAIEAQNEAKGYMDGRSLSVTFSLLRENSLYWNYYINNYLKGNSPIDFDLLYWNGDSTNVAVACHSTLLRQFYLENRLVDPKGFKVGGVYIDLAKIKIPTYFISTQEDHIALWQGTYRGARKLGGKSTFVLGESGHIAGIVNHPAKNKYGFWTNAKSSAEPETWLKGAKRQEGSWWGHWNEWMAGFEEAEAVDARSAGSDNYPVKCNAPGDYVMQKLPIEVSNVLQGQPEETKA, from the coding sequence ATGAACCAGAACTTTTTTTCGGACTACTTTGCCAAGCTCCAGGAAATGAACCAAATGTGGTGGAAGGAGCTGGATTCAGGCAAGGCAGCCATGAATACTCCCCTTAATAAAGCGCTCAATGAAATTAGCTTGGAGGATACTTCCGAGTTCATCGAAAAAGCATCAGCGCAGCCAGCCGTTATTGCACAGTTGCAAATGGACTGGTGGGAAAACCAAATGAAGATTTGGCAAAATGTCGTCATGAAAAATGGCGATCAGTCAGATTTTATTCAGCCCGAAAAAGATGATAAGCGCTTCACCGATCCTGCATGGGAAAATGAGGCGTTTTACAACTATATCAAGCAATCTTACCTGCTATTTAGCAATAAGATGAAAGAGTCCATCGAATCGATCGAAGGGCTTGATGAGAAGGCCAAGGAGCGTTTGAGCTTCTTTTCGCGCCAGGCGATTAACGCTTTGTCGCCAACCAACTTTATCACCACCAACCCAGAGCTGGCCAAGCTGACGGTTGAGAGCAATGGTGAAAACCTGATCAAAGGGATGGAGCTGCTTCAACAAGATCTGCAGTCGAGTGCCGATGTACTGAAAATTCGCATGACCAATGATGCGGCATTCCAGTTGGGTGAAAACGTGGCCAATACTGCGGGTGATGTTGTTTATAAGAACCACCTGTTTGAGCTGATTCAATACAAGCCGTTGACCGAAAAAGTTAACGCGACACCGCTGTTGATCGTGCCGCCGTTTATCAACAAGTATTACATTTTGGATCTTCGTGAGAAGAATTCAATGGTACGTTGGCTGGTAGAGCAGGGTCATACCGTATTTATGATGTCTTGGCGTAATCCAGATGCCAGTATGTACGATGTGGATTTTGACGATTACGTTGTTGATGGTGTGGTTAAAGCGGTTGATGTTGTCGAAGATATCACTGGCGAGAAGCAAATCAATGCGGCGGGTTACTGTATCGGCGGTACGCTGCTAGCGACGGCATTGGCTTACTATTCGGCCAAGCGTATGCGCAGCCGTATCAAGTCGGCGACATTCTTTACCACGCTGCTAGATTTCTCTCAGCCAGGAGAGATCGGTGCTTATATCAATGATCCGATTATTTCGGCCATTGAAGCGCAGAATGAAGCTAAAGGGTATATGGATGGTCGCTCTTTGAGCGTAACGTTCAGCCTGCTGCGTGAAAACAGCCTGTACTGGAACTACTACATCAACAATTACCTAAAAGGTAACAGCCCAATCGACTTCGATTTGCTGTACTGGAACGGCGATAGTACCAATGTAGCGGTAGCGTGTCACAGTACACTGCTGCGCCAGTTCTACTTGGAAAACCGTCTTGTTGATCCGAAAGGGTTTAAAGTAGGTGGGGTGTATATTGATCTTGCTAAGATCAAGATCCCAACATACTTTATCTCAACCCAGGAAGATCACATTGCGTTGTGGCAGGGTACCTACCGTGGCGCACGCAAGCTTGGCGGTAAGTCCACGTTTGTGCTGGGCGAGTCTGGTCACATTGCGGGTATTGTTAACCATCCGGCGAAGAACAAGTATGGTTTCTGGACCAATGCAAAATCTTCGGCTGAGCCTGAAACATGGTTGAAAGGGGCGAAGCGCCAGGAAGGTTCCTGGTGGGGCCACTGGAACGAGTGGATGGCTGGCTTCGAAGAGGCCGAGGCGGTTGATGCACGCTCTGCAGGTAGCGATAACTACCCGGTTAAGTGCAATGCACCTGGTGATTATGTGATGCAGAAATTGCCGATCGAAGTGTCTAACGTGTTGCAAGGCCAACCGGAAGAAACAAAGGCTTAA
- a CDS encoding hypothetical protein (COG0790): MTTLNNLKLPTIFFILGLSVTGCSSYSTIPESCTAAYSYSEAFLQSHFYQGWKILNAKGKSSGCEEAISYFEKGIQEQEVTELSNIYAIYCNGLGPYRSRVISGRAIEGRLSLEEFNWISEWLYCDGTVEQYSAGQMLLNGYLVDKNQEAAIYYMTLAAKKDYPHAQMQLALSLLEIGEVDNAILWLRKAYENGYYGAGQMLEAMDMIYQQQDEG; this comes from the coding sequence TTGACTACCTTAAACAATTTAAAATTACCTACTATATTTTTTATTTTAGGCTTATCTGTTACTGGATGTTCATCCTACTCAACGATTCCAGAGTCTTGTACAGCAGCATACTCGTATAGCGAAGCATTTCTTCAAAGTCATTTTTACCAAGGATGGAAGATCTTAAATGCCAAAGGAAAGAGTAGCGGCTGTGAAGAAGCGATATCTTATTTTGAAAAAGGTATACAAGAACAAGAAGTCACAGAATTATCTAATATCTACGCTATTTACTGTAATGGATTAGGCCCCTACCGTAGTAGGGTAATTTCAGGGAGGGCGATAGAAGGTAGGTTATCCCTAGAAGAGTTTAACTGGATATCAGAGTGGTTATATTGTGATGGCACTGTAGAGCAGTACAGTGCTGGACAAATGTTATTAAATGGCTATCTGGTCGATAAAAACCAAGAAGCTGCAATATACTATATGACTCTTGCAGCAAAGAAAGATTATCCTCATGCTCAGATGCAACTAGCATTATCACTACTGGAAATCGGCGAAGTTGATAATGCCATTCTTTGGCTAAGAAAAGCATACGAAAATGGTTACTATGGTGCGGGACAAATGTTAGAAGCCATGGATATGATTTACCAACAGCAAGATGAAGGTTAA
- a CDS encoding 3-oxoacid CoA-transferase, B subunit (COG2057): protein MTIQREKHQIRRMIAWRVAQELHDGDVVNLGIGLPSLVANETSSDIEILLQAENGLIGIGEMPDEANIDPDLVNAGGQPITATIGACTFHSADSFTIIRGGHVDATVLGALQVDQHGNLANWIIPGKMVPGMGGAMDLVVGAKKVIVAMEHTVKGKPKLLKHCSLPLTAANQVDLIVTEMGVIKITEAGMMLTELAPGTTIDEIQAATEAELIISTDLKAMPIPSDL, encoded by the coding sequence ATGACAATTCAACGAGAGAAGCATCAGATCCGTCGCATGATTGCATGGCGTGTTGCCCAAGAGCTTCATGATGGTGACGTGGTCAACCTGGGCATCGGCCTACCAAGTCTTGTTGCTAATGAGACCTCATCGGATATCGAAATTCTGCTGCAGGCTGAAAATGGTCTTATCGGCATTGGCGAAATGCCGGATGAAGCCAACATTGACCCGGATCTGGTCAATGCCGGCGGCCAGCCCATTACTGCTACCATCGGTGCCTGCACTTTCCACAGTGCCGATTCGTTTACCATCATCCGTGGCGGGCACGTCGATGCGACGGTGCTGGGCGCGCTGCAAGTCGACCAGCACGGTAACCTCGCCAACTGGATCATCCCTGGCAAAATGGTACCGGGAATGGGTGGCGCGATGGATCTTGTGGTTGGGGCAAAGAAAGTCATTGTCGCCATGGAACACACCGTCAAGGGCAAGCCAAAGTTGCTCAAACACTGTTCACTACCGCTTACCGCAGCCAATCAGGTCGACTTGATTGTCACCGAAATGGGCGTCATCAAAATCACCGAGGCAGGTATGATGCTGACCGAGCTTGCCCCGGGGACAACAATTGACGAAATTCAGGCCGCGACAGAAGCAGAGTTAATCATCTCTACTGATTTGAAAGCGATGCCTATCCCAAGCGATTTATAA
- a CDS encoding Acyl-CoA:acetate CoA transferase alpha subunit (COG1788): protein MKKSISASEIASLLRDDMTIMIGGFMANGAPEGLIDIILESDIKNITLITTDTGTPETGSGRLIKAKRISKLYASHIGTNPETGTQMNSGELDVELVPQGTLAERIRAAGAGLGGVLTPTGLGTMIAESKQVIQVDGKDFLLEKPLRADLALIRGSVVDTKGNTVYKGTTQNFNPLMATAADTVIIEAACLVKAGDIAPEAVHTPGLFIDHIYQGA, encoded by the coding sequence ATGAAAAAATCTATTTCTGCTAGCGAGATCGCCAGCCTGCTGCGAGACGATATGACCATCATGATCGGTGGCTTCATGGCCAACGGGGCCCCCGAGGGACTGATTGATATCATCCTTGAATCCGATATCAAAAATATCACCTTGATCACCACAGACACCGGTACACCAGAAACGGGATCTGGCCGTCTAATCAAGGCCAAGCGTATCAGTAAACTGTATGCCTCCCATATCGGCACCAACCCTGAAACCGGCACGCAAATGAACAGCGGCGAGCTAGATGTTGAACTCGTACCGCAAGGCACTCTGGCCGAACGTATTCGTGCTGCTGGAGCCGGTCTCGGCGGGGTCTTGACCCCAACCGGTCTCGGTACAATGATTGCTGAATCCAAGCAAGTGATCCAAGTCGATGGTAAAGACTTCCTATTGGAAAAACCGCTTCGCGCTGATCTTGCCTTGATCCGCGGCTCTGTTGTCGATACCAAAGGCAACACCGTCTACAAAGGAACAACACAAAACTTCAACCCGTTAATGGCCACCGCCGCCGATACCGTCATTATTGAAGCGGCATGCTTGGTCAAGGCTGGTGACATTGCTCCTGAAGCAGTACACACTCCAGGACTGTTCATTGACCATATTTACCAAGGAGCCTAA
- a CDS encoding acetyl-CoA acetyltransferase (COG0183) — MESVYIVAAKRTPIGSFNGALAPVSAPQLGATAIKGALEQCHLDPSLVDEVIAGNVLSAGIGMGPGRQAAVLAGIPETVPAYTLNMICGSGMKTVMDGVSHIRAGEAEIVIACGMESMSQAPFISANPLRDGVKMGQLTLDDSIIKDGLTDVFNQYHMGITAENIAELHELTREEQDQFALSSQQKATAAIKEHGFSDEIEPVNVSHRRQQYSVSIDEYPKADATLEKLQSLRTAFKKEGTVTAGNASGINDGASAIILASKAAVERYNLTPQAEIVACGQAGLSPKVMGLGPVPAIANALDKAKLTLADIECFELNEAFAAQALGVMKELCEKHSVDKSWLESRTNLNGGAIALGHPLGASGNRILTTLIYQLERSQQTYGLASLCIGGGMGTAVIIRRCQANQ, encoded by the coding sequence ATGGAATCTGTATACATTGTTGCCGCGAAACGCACCCCTATCGGCAGTTTTAATGGTGCCCTAGCCCCAGTCTCTGCCCCTCAGCTAGGGGCTACCGCCATCAAGGGCGCTCTTGAGCAATGTCATCTCGATCCAAGCCTGGTTGATGAAGTAATTGCCGGTAATGTCCTAAGCGCAGGGATCGGTATGGGCCCAGGCAGGCAAGCTGCCGTTTTGGCAGGTATCCCAGAAACCGTGCCCGCTTATACCCTTAACATGATCTGTGGGTCAGGCATGAAAACCGTGATGGATGGTGTCAGCCATATTCGTGCCGGTGAAGCTGAGATTGTTATCGCATGTGGGATGGAAAGCATGTCCCAAGCACCTTTCATTTCTGCAAACCCACTGCGTGATGGGGTAAAAATGGGCCAGCTCACTCTTGATGACTCAATTATCAAAGACGGTCTAACGGATGTGTTCAACCAGTACCACATGGGGATCACGGCTGAAAACATTGCCGAATTGCACGAGCTAACTCGCGAGGAACAAGACCAGTTTGCCCTCTCAAGCCAGCAGAAAGCGACTGCAGCCATCAAAGAGCATGGCTTTAGCGATGAAATCGAACCAGTCAATGTCTCCCACCGTCGCCAGCAATACAGCGTCAGCATTGATGAATACCCGAAAGCTGATGCGACTCTGGAAAAGCTGCAAAGCCTTCGTACCGCATTCAAAAAAGAGGGTACCGTGACGGCAGGTAATGCCTCCGGCATTAATGACGGCGCATCTGCCATTATTCTCGCTTCCAAAGCAGCGGTAGAACGCTACAATCTCACCCCGCAGGCTGAGATCGTCGCTTGTGGGCAAGCAGGACTCTCTCCAAAGGTGATGGGCCTTGGCCCGGTACCGGCCATCGCCAACGCCCTCGATAAAGCCAAACTCACCCTAGCCGATATCGAATGTTTCGAGCTCAATGAAGCGTTCGCAGCCCAGGCCCTCGGGGTAATGAAAGAACTGTGCGAGAAACACAGTGTAGATAAATCCTGGCTTGAGTCTCGTACCAATCTGAATGGCGGCGCAATCGCCCTAGGCCACCCACTCGGGGCATCTGGCAACCGCATTCTGACCACACTGATTTACCAACTCGAACGTTCACAGCAAACCTATGGCTTGGCCTCCCTCTGTATCGGTGGCGGTATGGGCACAGCAGTGATTATCCGTCGATGCCAGGCGAACCAATAG
- a CDS encoding putative myo-inositol catabolism protein (COG1082) produces MSYSIACAPCCWGVESSDNPHNPNWMTVLSEARLGGFTGTELGPYGFLPLDADTVNTALYIKELEICAGTIFEPLSEPGSYEDIISKTKRLCGLLQKIGCEKLVVIDCVNDIRSRYAGMPEQAPRLDDARWQQMMSTIRDIAEIAKRHEIRAVVHPHAGGYIEYRDEIDRMLGDLPAEEVGLCLDTGHLYYATMDPAKSLVEYADRLEYVHFKDVNQQRLQHAIDKQVGFWQACADGVMCPLGEGAVDYNEVAEALESIGYHGWITIEQERDPRHSDTTLPDIKKSRQFLVEKGFI; encoded by the coding sequence ATGAGTTATTCAATTGCATGTGCACCTTGCTGCTGGGGTGTTGAATCTTCTGACAATCCGCATAACCCAAATTGGATGACGGTATTGTCGGAGGCAAGGTTGGGGGGATTTACCGGTACAGAGCTGGGGCCTTATGGTTTTTTGCCTCTCGATGCCGACACTGTCAACACGGCGTTGTACATCAAAGAGTTGGAAATTTGTGCCGGTACTATATTCGAGCCGCTCTCTGAGCCGGGAAGTTACGAAGACATCATAAGCAAAACTAAACGCTTGTGTGGTTTGCTGCAAAAGATTGGCTGCGAAAAATTGGTCGTCATTGATTGTGTCAATGACATCAGAAGCCGCTATGCCGGCATGCCAGAGCAAGCGCCAAGGCTGGATGATGCTCGTTGGCAACAGATGATGAGCACTATCAGAGATATTGCCGAAATTGCTAAGCGCCATGAGATCAGGGCGGTTGTCCACCCTCATGCTGGTGGCTATATCGAATATCGGGATGAGATCGACCGTATGCTGGGCGATTTGCCTGCTGAAGAGGTAGGGCTTTGCCTTGATACCGGCCATCTCTATTACGCCACGATGGATCCGGCCAAAAGTTTGGTGGAGTACGCAGACCGGCTGGAATATGTTCACTTTAAAGACGTCAACCAGCAGCGATTGCAGCACGCTATCGATAAGCAAGTTGGTTTCTGGCAAGCCTGTGCCGATGGTGTGATGTGTCCACTTGGCGAAGGGGCGGTGGATTATAACGAGGTTGCTGAGGCTTTGGAGTCCATTGGTTACCACGGCTGGATCACGATAGAGCAAGAGCGCGATCCTCGCCATTCAGACACGACATTACCCGATATTAAGAAAAGCCGTCAGTTCTTGGTTGAGAAAGGCTTCATCTAG
- a CDS encoding putative sugar phosphate isomerase/epimerase (COG1082) yields MAIKIACAPCSWGVENSEQGGNPSWAKVLVEAREAGYEGIELGPVGYFPEDPTILASSLRVRGMNVCAGNLHGDFSCPDSKEQVLEKALRVIDLLSAIGVDKLIIMDRANAARDAYVGHGVIAPRLKQEQLQAMISTMSEVAKMAAAKGVRTLLHPSSGGFVAFSDEIASVLHAIPAERLGLCLDVGHLFIDGMKPEEFIRRYANRLEHLHFKDVDGQQLHNAMRDRCGMTHAFSKGLTRPLGEGSINFSNIFKVLQDINYQGWIVVEQERAVSQLDHVKMDMAKSRGYLAEHCV; encoded by the coding sequence ATGGCAATAAAGATAGCGTGTGCACCTTGCTCGTGGGGAGTGGAAAACTCAGAGCAAGGCGGAAACCCCAGTTGGGCGAAAGTGTTGGTCGAGGCACGTGAAGCGGGTTATGAAGGGATTGAGCTTGGGCCCGTTGGGTACTTCCCTGAAGACCCGACTATCCTTGCGAGCTCTTTGCGAGTGAGGGGAATGAATGTATGTGCTGGAAACCTTCATGGTGACTTCAGTTGTCCTGACTCTAAAGAGCAGGTACTTGAAAAAGCGCTGCGGGTGATTGATCTACTCAGCGCTATTGGAGTCGATAAGCTGATCATTATGGATCGTGCCAATGCTGCGCGGGATGCCTATGTAGGGCATGGTGTTATCGCACCTAGACTCAAGCAAGAGCAGTTGCAGGCAATGATATCGACTATGTCTGAGGTTGCCAAAATGGCTGCGGCAAAAGGGGTACGAACCTTGTTGCATCCTAGCTCAGGGGGCTTTGTCGCTTTTTCTGATGAGATAGCCTCAGTGCTGCATGCAATTCCGGCTGAACGCCTTGGCCTGTGCTTGGATGTCGGCCATTTGTTTATTGATGGGATGAAGCCTGAAGAGTTTATCCGTCGCTATGCTAACCGCCTGGAACACCTGCATTTTAAAGATGTGGACGGTCAGCAATTACATAATGCGATGCGTGATCGCTGCGGGATGACCCATGCATTCAGTAAAGGCCTTACCCGCCCATTAGGCGAGGGTAGTATCAATTTTTCTAATATCTTCAAGGTATTGCAGGATATTAATTATCAAGGCTGGATTGTTGTTGAGCAAGAGCGTGCTGTCAGCCAGCTTGATCATGTGAAAATGGATATGGCGAAAAGCCGTGGGTATCTGGCTGAACATTGCGTGTAA
- a CDS encoding hypothetical protein (COG0730): MIVTDPWFYITAVPAVLIYGIGKGGLGGALGIIAVPLMALVVSPTQAAAILLPILCVMDAFAVKQHYRSADYSVLKQMLPGSLLGVLLAGLFLSVTPESGLKLLIGVLSLLFCVQYVLGGSQDEKKPGKASAWWWSSLGGFSSTAIHAGGGPASIYLLPLRLEKVTLIATMAVLFAIINLAKLIPYTMLGEFDTTNLMTAAVLMPLAPVGVYMGVWLLHRVSQDVVYQLCYLFLFLSGMKLVTDVL, translated from the coding sequence ATGATTGTTACCGATCCTTGGTTTTACATTACTGCCGTACCCGCTGTATTGATTTACGGGATCGGTAAAGGCGGTTTGGGCGGAGCGTTAGGGATCATCGCGGTTCCCCTGATGGCCCTGGTGGTTTCGCCAACTCAAGCCGCTGCTATCTTGCTGCCTATCCTGTGTGTGATGGATGCATTTGCGGTCAAGCAGCACTATCGTAGTGCTGACTATTCGGTACTGAAGCAAATGCTGCCGGGCTCTTTATTAGGGGTATTGCTAGCAGGGCTGTTTCTAAGCGTAACCCCTGAATCCGGACTCAAACTTTTGATTGGGGTGTTATCGCTGCTGTTCTGTGTGCAGTATGTGCTGGGCGGTAGCCAGGATGAGAAAAAGCCCGGTAAAGCCAGTGCATGGTGGTGGAGCAGCTTAGGAGGCTTTTCCAGTACGGCAATCCATGCTGGTGGCGGGCCGGCCAGTATTTACCTGTTGCCGTTGCGGCTAGAAAAAGTCACTTTGATTGCCACGATGGCAGTGCTGTTTGCCATTATCAATCTGGCCAAGCTGATCCCCTACACCATGCTCGGAGAGTTTGATACTACCAACTTGATGACGGCGGCAGTACTCATGCCCCTGGCTCCTGTTGGGGTGTATATGGGGGTCTGGCTTCTTCATCGTGTTAGTCAGGATGTTGTGTACCAGCTGTGTTACCTGTTTCTTTTTCTTTCCGGAATGAAGCTAGTAACTGACGTTCTTTAA
- a CDS encoding putative carbonic anhydrase (COG0288), producing the protein MCDKNCSFDLSKRHLLKLSAGAVAFAAVGGLPSVSYAASLTKEERDAMTPDQVIKSLLDGNQRFIKGEGVEHDYLAQQRTSQQGQYPSAVILSCIDSRAPAEIVLDAGIGELFNSRVAGNVSNSDILGSMEFATAVAGAKVIMVMGHTKCGAVQGAIANVEMGNLTSLLDKIKSAVGKTKFDGERTPENYAFVDAVAKTNVQLTLDEIRKNSETIRDLETKGTIKLVGVMYDISNGKVELL; encoded by the coding sequence ATGTGTGATAAAAACTGTTCATTTGACTTATCTAAACGGCACTTACTGAAGTTATCAGCCGGAGCGGTGGCTTTTGCGGCTGTTGGCGGGCTTCCTTCTGTCTCTTATGCCGCCTCGCTAACAAAAGAAGAGCGGGATGCGATGACGCCAGATCAGGTGATTAAGTCTTTGCTTGATGGTAATCAGCGCTTCATAAAAGGGGAGGGGGTAGAGCATGATTACCTTGCTCAGCAAAGAACAAGCCAGCAAGGACAGTACCCTTCTGCGGTCATTTTAAGCTGTATTGACTCCAGGGCTCCGGCAGAAATCGTTTTGGATGCAGGAATTGGCGAGTTATTTAATAGCCGAGTGGCAGGTAATGTATCGAACAGTGATATCTTAGGAAGTATGGAATTTGCTACCGCTGTCGCTGGGGCAAAAGTCATCATGGTGATGGGGCATACAAAATGCGGTGCTGTTCAGGGTGCCATTGCCAATGTTGAGATGGGCAATTTGACTTCATTACTTGATAAGATAAAATCAGCCGTTGGTAAAACTAAATTTGATGGAGAACGGACGCCAGAAAATTACGCTTTTGTCGATGCTGTTGCGAAAACTAATGTTCAATTAACGTTGGATGAAATAAGAAAGAATAGCGAGACAATACGAGATTTAGAAACAAAGGGTACAATTAAGCTAGTTGGTGTGATGTACGATATTTCCAATGGAAAAGTCGAACTATTGTAA
- a CDS encoding putative fructose-like phosphotransferase EIIB subunit 2 (COG1445), whose protein sequence is MYIVCVAACPTGIAHTYMAAEALEVLGKDHGWEVKVETQGSTGIDNEITADDIARADGAIIAAEIAVEGMDRFEPLTVLECAVADPIKQPDAVYETMMHLIHNN, encoded by the coding sequence ATGTATATTGTTTGTGTAGCAGCGTGCCCAACTGGAATTGCCCATACCTATATGGCGGCAGAAGCCCTTGAAGTATTGGGCAAAGATCACGGTTGGGAAGTCAAGGTAGAAACTCAAGGCAGCACAGGTATTGATAATGAGATCACCGCCGATGATATTGCTAGGGCTGATGGCGCTATCATTGCTGCAGAAATTGCAGTGGAAGGCATGGACAGGTTTGAACCACTCACGGTTCTTGAATGTGCGGTGGCAGACCCAATTAAACAGCCTGATGCAGTGTATGAAACCATGATGCATTTAATTCATAATAATTAA